Genomic DNA from Epinephelus fuscoguttatus linkage group LG14, E.fuscoguttatus.final_Chr_v1:
TCACTCTGTGACTAGAATAGACATCATGAGGAGAGGCAGGTAGAGGACGAAGTCGTCTATGTTTTACTCATCATCACAGCTGGAGCCCGGTGCCTGAATGGCTGTAGTGAGAAGGAGACTCTGTGCGTAAAGTTGTTACCCTGCAGAAAAATCCCTTATGTTGTACTTCTGTCACAACTGTCTTGTCTCAGTAATACTTATTCATACTGCTGCTCCAGCtgggtttgtttttaaaaaatccttgAGGTGATCTTGTCTAAGGCTGGCAGGCCGGACACCCAGACAGCAAAGCAGCATGTTGTAGCACCATCAGTGTCTTTTGGCAGAGACTGCTGTTCAGAAGTCCAGTCAGACTGTAGCAGACCGAGCGAGTGTCCTGACTGCTACGAGAGAAAGACGGAACAAGAAACAGGCCCATCATCAAAGCAAAGTAGCCCAGGAGCCAACACACTCACTCCCTGTGATGACCTCACCGTCGGGCTGCATTTTGAAAGCATTAAATAATTCATACTctcacacttcctgtttctgcagCCGCCGCCTGCGACCACAAACTCCCCAGGGATCAGATGATGAAGGAGGTGAGAGCACCCTCACTATCCCCCCACTCCGTGTCTCTCCTCACGGGCAAAGAGGAGCCCTCCAGTGCCTCCCTGCCCGGCACATTCATCCTCTGGAAGTAGAGCAGATAAGCAGGCAGTCAGATCATCGCTTTTCACTGATGCTCACACCATATTTCTCCTTGAATCCAGCACAGATTCATGTGTTAGAACTCTGCCTCTGTGTTCCTCCTTTTGACCGGTGTGTCACACCGTATCAGCGTGGCCCTTTTGATGAAAATGACAAGTGAATATGCTCATTAATGAAGTTAGATCTATAGGTGATGGAGAATATTGTGGCAGGATTTAAGTGTTCCCCTCACCGCCCAGAGCGACACAGTTagttacaaacacacacacacacatgcgtacAGAGTGTCAGGCAATTGCTGTTGAATACAGATCCAGCAGCAACCGAGTCACCTGAGGGCCCAACTCTGTGCACAACAAACAATGTCAGGACTGAGGGGGGAAATTTCAGCTAAACCATGCCTGGAATAATTGTTCTATTTTGCGGCACAAGTCAGCTGGGGAAATAGGGTCAAATTGCCTTCGTAAAGATAGGTTGGCTACATGAAACGCTCAGATGACAACACTGAAGGACTTAAACACATCAGTATCACAGGCGGTACTGAGTAATGTAATTTAtgagcaaaaaaacaacaacaaacaaatgccATATTGTTGAAACCCTTTTATCTGTATCAACTAAAAATCATTACTGTTTCAAAATGTCCATCATCATGTTCTTAAATTTAGTGTTGCAAATACAGaatgataaaacaaaacaaagctacAAATGTGATAAATTACAGAACATCAAGAAAAAATAGTTTATCCTGTTGAGTCAAATGTCTTGttagtgttttattcaaatattaaactttgatattttttcacGACAGCTGTAAACCATGATAACATTTGTCAAATTATTGTAATATGGATATATAGCAAACAATAATATTTAATTATCACTCAGCCCTCAGCCCTTTGCAATATTTTCCTACATGCTATCTCACATAGTGGtgctttttgttaaaaaaatggaaaaataccatttaaaaaagtacaaaactCTCAAATGAAATTCAAATGTAttgaaaaatcaaaatgaattGCACATATGAACTGCAGAGTTTAAGGTAGTGAAAACACCGTATGTCTCCATTACATTTAATGCACACACGCCCATATTGTCTGTCACTGCCCAGCATGCACTGGCTCAAACGGCCAGTTGAATGAAGAGTCCAGAGGTTTGGTTCTCTTGCAGTTAATGCCGCCGGAAAGATTATTACTCTGCGGAGGGAGACCTCTTAATACAGAGCCGGAGGCAGGGGCATTGGAAATTACAGTGCTGAGGGTTAGTGAGATAGCCCCTGCGATCTTGATTATGTCCCCTACCCTTATCCCTTATGTCCACTGGCTAcaagcacagagagaaaaagagagagagaaggctaGCCCCGTCCCCTGCTCCCATCTTCCCATCAGCTGCCCCCACAGCCTCCTGCTGGTCACTTAAAATAGCACCAGTATCGCAAAAACACTCATCTGCCTCATGTTTTACTCTACGCTGGCGATGTATTGAATATCGTCCCATAAGCCTTTCAAATGGATTCTGTGACTAGGTAATCATTTGACTGGACCCCTGCGTAGATTATAGGAGGGCCAAGTGATGGGGAGAGACGTCCTGTTCTCCAAAGTCGCTGACTGGCGTGTGCCTGCCGGGAGTATGTCTACATTCACAGCAAATTATCCTCTTTTGATATTTACATGCTTCAGCGAGGAAGCTGGACGCGACCGTGTAATAAGGATACGCGTGGCCTGCTCGCTGCCAGACAAAAGCCACCTTGATACATGTCCAGTCGAGGGAAGGGAAGGGAGTGAGGGTAGGTAATGTGTGCTGCGGCGCTGAGGAGAGACAGCTCCTCCTGATGGAGCTGCCCTTTGCGTCAGAAGAACACTGGCTTGTTTGCGGCTGCTTTGATGCCCTGCTTGACCTCCAGTAATGGGTTGAATTTGAAgctcatttaaaaatgttgttccTTTTTTCACTTAATAATAAACTTTGCATATAGACAACATATGCCTCTGTGCTTCACATTGAACTCTCATGGAGTGTGTTAATAGTGCATTACTGGCTGAGATGAAAAAGCGAGCGTGTGGACAGATAGACAACCCAGGAAGCTGTTTGCAAAGAGCCGGATGGCAAGGCTTTTTGATGTCATTGCACTAAGACCATTAAATTTGATTGGGGGTCCAGGGGGGACGGATTCTGCTGAACGCTGTGCTTTGTAAATGAGAGGACAAAGTGTCACCAGGGCCTCATGAATATGAAATACCCGCGCCCGCATTTATTTGGATATCAGAAACACAGATGAATCTTGTCAGCGGCTAAACGAGCGTGGCATTTTTAATTTGgtttaattaaaaaagagaaagaaataagtTATCAACAGAGGGTGAGCTTTTGTTATCTCCTGGAAGTTGATAGGTTAGGTTTTGACCAAGTTGTCTTCTGTGAAATGTGTTCAGAATCAAAATAATGTCTCTTCATCTCAACAGCCCATAACTTTTCTGGGGAACTGAAATTTAGTGTTCCGCGGAAGATCGATGTTTCTTcaactgcagtttattttcGGGAGTTATTTCGAAGGAATGGTGACATAGATGCCGAGATATTTCCTCACATCAGATGCACACTTCCATCTCCTCACCTCTATTTAGCTCCTCTATTGACTTTCCCCTCAGGGTGCAGTACTGTGGTTAGAGATTACTGACAACCCTCTTCATGCAGTCCagctctctcttttcctcccactatctgtctgttcctctctctctgttgcttcctctctctctctctctctctctctctctctctgtgtctctctcactGTCAACACTCAGCTGTAGAGCTAATAAGGATGTGCAGTCTGCTGCCCCCTCCCCGCTCCCCAGAAAATATTGTTCAGGAAATCCACATCACACCCAAAGTTAACACATTTTCTGTAAGGGCAGATGGAGAGCCAGTAAAGTTTTTGGCAACTGTCTGCACACAGAAATGTCTCCTGGTGACATGATAAAACTTTTTGTGCAAAACAGTTTGTGCAAAACATTCTTCCTTAGCTATACGTCAAACTTTTGATGATTAATGTCATCCCACATAAGGGACTTATTATAGAAGTATTTGAGCATATTTCAATCAGTCTCTCTATTCATTAACTATTTAGCTTATTTTCCTCCGATCTTTCTGTTTCCCTTATTATGCCTCTTTTATTTCCCTGCTCCAACAAATGTCCATCTGAAAAATGCTGTGAAAGTTTGCCCTGTCCTTCTTGGGAGTGGAGCCATCCTCTGTCCTGTTGCGTTTTGCCAATTAAAGTGGGTTCCCACTGTTTGAGCAGCGGGTTGGCGGCTCCTGGCACTGCAGCCCCTGCCAGGCCGCACTGTGACTTCCGACCCCACACAGATGGGCCCGCAAGCAAATACTCTTGCACATGGCTGGATGCCGCCCCAGTCGGAGTGGCAGAGTGGACATGGAGGTCGGCCTACCGGCCACTGTGGGTCCTGGGGGTGGGCGGCGCTGACAGGGCCCAAATGCTAAGGTAGCAGGGGGTGCTTTCTGGGGAGCCCCTGGCCAGCGCCCCTCTCACAGCAGGAAGAGCTGCCGCCTCGCCTCCTGAATATTCATGGCCGCATGGCTATTGTGACAGGGCAGCTCTTATGAGGATGTAGctagagagagggaggggaggaagtgCCACACAGACAtggtcacacatacacatattcacacagatCTGTACACTTCTAACAGCCATACACAGGGGATTTACTGTACTTTTCATAAATTAGATAAAATTAAATTCCAGTCAGATTTTCTCACATTTGGAcacttttgaaaatgtaatcagatcatctgtaaaatgttgtgttctctgtttttctgttttaagatATTCCAGTGATTCCAGACCTCGAAGAAGTACAGGAAGAAGATCTCACCATGCAAATTGCAGCTCCACCAAGGTATGCTAGTGTCGCCTTAAACTTCATCCTAATCACTCAggatttacacacacacgcacacgcacacacggtGTGTCCCCAGACCCATGTATGACAGTTAACCTCTGTCCCTGCACAGGACACTAGATCAGTAGCCTGCTCTGGTGACTTTGATGGTTACCTGTCCTCCACTCGTGCCATTGCGGACTGTCTTGCTTTATTGGGCTGAAATGGAGAAATAACAGTTGGGTGTGATTTATGCAACTCTGTAACCAGGGTCTCTACTAACCGGGCCCTTTGATTTACAGGGCAGTGAGAGACACGCCGACATGTGTCGAATATGTAGCAAGGCTATGACAGCGGTGGAGGTTATTAGGCTGGGGCTTGCTCTCTGTGCGAGATAATATCCACATTGAACTCATTGCGGGGGCAATGTAGCGTGTAATGTGCAGTAAGTAGGACTGGCATGCACTGCTAGGCCCCGGCCACTTTGAGAGCCCCCCCACTTAATTCCAACCCACAGATAAGCAGCTGGGTTTCAATTTGAAGCGTTTACCACTTGGCAACcatctcctgctctctgtggtCTTTGCTTCAAGTCTTGGAGCTTCATTGTGCACAAACTTCAAACTTCTGCAAAGCCACTTCTCACTCTCTGTGTGCATGTAGTGTGAAAGCACTGCAGTCAGGAtggctgctgtttttctgtggCAAGTTGTCCTGATTGAAGTACATGTCTGTTAGTATATCAGATGCCTTCTCTGACTTTCTGTCACCCTGTTAGCATCCAGGTGAACCGGGTAATGACCTACAGAGATCTGGACAATGATCTGAAGTATTATTCTGCGTTCCAGACCTTAGTAAGTCAaggacatttatttttatatctcttTGATATTCCCACGTCTCTTCTCATCAAGGTGGTCCATTTAGTTTTGCAACCAACATCACCTCTGTTTGTGCAAGCTAAGTGAATTTTACTGCGATCTTTCCTCAGGATGGAGAGATTGACTTGAAGCTCCTCACCAAGGTTTTAGCGCCAGAGCAGGAGGTGAAAGAGGTGAGTGAGTTTTTCGTAAATATAGCTTGTGAGCTCCCAGCGAATGCCCGTCCAGCTGTTTCTAGAGCACCAGGGGAGGTTGCCACTCTGTCTCCCAGGTAATCAAGATTTATGATGTGTACATTAACACCCTCCACTCTCCTTCCCCCCATTCCCCTCTCTTTGCTCCCTCTGTTCCACATGCTCTCTTTTCTTGGTAtgtctccctctgcctctctaaTTCTTCTTTTTCTACCCCTCTTGTCTCTCTTGTGCTCTGCAGGATGATGTGAGCTGGGACTGGGATCATCTGTTTACAGAGGTGTCCTCAGAGCTGCTGATGGAATGGGATCAAGGAGAGAGTGAGGAGCAGGCCGCGCTGCCTGTAACATGAGGAGGAGGTTTGGACTGGGATTTTAAATGGCTCCAGTGGGAGCTGGGTGAATGTCCATTACACAGAAGGGCCAGTGACTTTGGTTATCATAACTTTAATTACTGTTTGTTATCCAGAAGTTATATTTTGTAAAGTGTACATAAAGTgtattttataaataaagttcacCGTGCAGCAAACAGCGCAGTGATGTCTTACCCTGTCTTTGTTTAGGTTTGCGAAATTTCACCCTCTTTGTTTGTTAGTTTCTAACTTAAACAGCCAAAAGGCAAACTGATTTTGTTTGAAAAGCTCCTCTGAAAAAAGCTGTCACAGATAAAAATGCCCTCCCTGCTCGGCCAGCATTATCAACACCCTCATACAAGTCCAAGGTTGATAATCAGCTAAGCTGAAATCCAGTTGATTGTGTTCAAATTAACATTCCTCATTAAAGCCTACAACCTTATTGTTATTGACTGTGCCATTGACTTTATCTTCCAGGTCTTCGATAGGAGCAACCCCTTCTTCACTATTATCTCAAATGCATTGAACAGAGTTCCTATTGACACCTGGGGGATTAGCATACATTATACCTTTTACTGGATAAAGAGGAATGGTTGTAAGTCGGGAACAAGGCAGCAGCTGGTGTCAGGTGTGTGCTCTTTAAAGTGAAGGAACACAAAATCCTCACAACAATGTGATAACACTGAATACAGATTCCACAAAACAGGCCACAGGATACGTCTGTTTTCAGCTCTGAATTTAAATCGACATTGGCTctgacacatttacacagaACTTGATATGATTTACAAAAGGCCTTGTAAACCGTGCCTTTAACATGTGCTGGCTGTGTGTATCAGCATTCAGTTTTGTCTTTGGTTCATGTGTGTGAATATAAATGCAGGCCTCCAAAGTCAGGCCAGATCTATTAGAGAAACAGCTGTAACATTTACAGATTGTGATTAGGTTTATTTCTGAGGCAGAGAGCAGTCTCATGACATTTGGAGATGCACAGCAAAGTCCTCAAGGACACATAATCTGTGCATCTAACAGCTCAATCACTGCCCATCACAAATAGATCCAGATTTTTTCATTTGGTGGGCCTTAAATCAACTTCATCAAGTGTAATACCTCAGGACAAAGCCATCACACGGGATATTTGTGCTCAGAATATTTGTGTGTGGGAGCATATTTGAGCTCAGTGCTCAAATGCCACGAGTGATCTCTGTTTCTCTATCAGACATACAAACGCACTCTTTTTTACCGCCTCCACAATTGGCTTATTTAGCCAGACTTAATGAATTCTGCCCATATGCCCTGAGCAGCTGCTATGTTGCCCCTTCCTCCCGCCCCTGCCGAGCTGCGAAGTGCCCATCCATGTAGAGACAACCTCTAGCTGTCTCTCTGGAGAAGGCTAAGCCTGCCACTCCTCTGCTGGCAGCCGGCCGGTGCTGTCTGAGGTGGACTGCGGACGGGCCGAGGACTCAGATTAGGGCCCAGTGATCATGGGTTGTGGCCGGCCTCAAATGATTGGCCCGAGCATCGGTGGATCAGAGAGGGgattagagaaagagagagagatccaGAGACGCTGTTTGGCATATGCTTGCATCCAGCTTCTCAAAGTGACCTCTCTCTACTCCCTCATCCTGCCGCTCTCTTCTCCTTTTATTCTCTCCGTGTCTCTCCGTGTATAGAGTATATCCTCAGAATGACCTCTCACTGTCTGGGTGCAGTGAATTCAATCACGTCACAACAGCTACAATATGTACATTATTTCTAGTGAGGAAGACAGTTGTATTCTCAGAGAGCTTTCTGGTTGTGGTGGTTGCTTTCAGATGAACATGGTGTCACTGGGAGGTGAGCTGAGTCTAAAGCCACGTCGATGCTGTGTATATCAGATCAGATGATACAGGCCTCACATGGGTTGAGGGtgtaatttgtttttccttGACATTTTTCTATTAAAATAATGGAGCCATTACTGCTGTAAAAATCCACATAGCCCCAATGCATGCTTCTGTAATGCaatatttcattcaaaatgtTCCAGTAATGACACAATGTTTAACATCCTTTGATTTGCTGGGACACATACAGCACCACGGCGCACCAAATCTCAGAGTTTACATAGGAAAAGAAGTTTTCTCGTGTGAATCTatgctgtttatttttaaagcagcaGTTTGTTACGGAAGACACACTGTAAAACCTTTAGGCTAGTATGGACCAGCTGAGCTCAGGGAGTTCTC
This window encodes:
- the LOC125901383 gene encoding intraflagellar transport protein 43 homolog, whose amino-acid sequence is MEDNFQLGEAGAVKNVAKSGRRARLATDQSSFEDSRYVRKSSTSASMAEGPPPKPARRQGGWAEESSGSGSAKSSRRPAAEDLEDRRLRPQTPQGSDDEGDIPVIPDLEEVQEEDLTMQIAAPPSIQVNRVMTYRDLDNDLKYYSAFQTLDGEIDLKLLTKVLAPEQEVKEDDVSWDWDHLFTEVSSELLMEWDQGESEEQAALPVT